Proteins co-encoded in one Aureibacillus halotolerans genomic window:
- a CDS encoding phage minor head protein translates to MAKVNELLEKMQAFILKAEDDPIEDVPEFPGLEKLGDIIEDYEKAVAKLLRRQRKYFLDEMKSFVSKDGETLAALLVYFQTNLFAADEFTEGMAEESKAFFEMTTDEVATMVMDAVDKDIPYEEASNMTKQWIEEWSEELAALMVLNTNTAIEQVLSNAIDEDLSINQVELRLKDLPEFSRTRARTTAITEMLTAASQGQDEAYRQSPAVSKKRWRHSGKKKNQARDNHVRMDGLEVDTDAEFSIASSSETARYPRDTKLSAKERVRCKCIIQPVVDEDVLGLSVEEREEIRREVMEGK, encoded by the coding sequence ATGGCAAAAGTGAATGAACTGCTAGAAAAAATGCAGGCGTTTATCCTAAAGGCTGAGGATGACCCGATAGAAGATGTTCCAGAGTTCCCGGGTCTTGAAAAGCTAGGGGATATTATTGAAGACTATGAAAAAGCAGTAGCTAAACTGCTAAGGCGGCAGCGTAAATACTTTCTTGACGAGATGAAGTCATTTGTCTCAAAAGATGGTGAGACGCTTGCCGCCTTACTCGTTTATTTTCAGACCAACCTATTCGCCGCTGATGAATTTACAGAAGGTATGGCCGAGGAATCAAAAGCGTTTTTTGAAATGACGACTGATGAGGTCGCCACAATGGTGATGGATGCCGTTGACAAAGATATTCCTTACGAGGAAGCATCTAACATGACCAAGCAATGGATTGAGGAATGGTCCGAGGAATTAGCCGCTTTGATGGTTCTTAATACGAATACAGCGATCGAGCAAGTTTTGTCTAATGCCATCGACGAGGATCTTTCTATCAATCAAGTGGAACTCCGTTTGAAGGACCTTCCTGAATTCAGCCGTACACGGGCACGAACGACGGCCATTACAGAAATGCTTACGGCTGCTAGTCAAGGGCAGGACGAGGCATACAGGCAAAGTCCTGCTGTCTCTAAGAAAAGATGGCGACACAGCGGAAAAAAGAAGAATCAAGCTCGAGACAATCATGTCCGTATGGATGGACTGGAGGTTGACACAGATGCCGAATTTTCAATAGCCAGTTCATCTGAAACGGCCAGATACCCACGGGACACAAAGCTTTCAGCGAAAGAGCGTGTGCGGTGCAAATGCATCATTCAGCCTGTTGTTGATGAGGATGTGTTGGGATTGTCGGTTGAGGAAAGAGAAGAAATTCGTCGTGAAGTTATGGAAGGAAAATAG
- a CDS encoding HK97 gp10 family phage protein, whose amino-acid sequence MTKFGFKGMGKLLADLEKAEKGMDKQIKKWFEGIGYEFLAIVQDEIIRTGTTDTRALLHSFEYRDSANVYEFSRGGMELTVGTRLDYATYANDGHFTINPSTGKDRRWVPGRWKANGSFEYDPNAKTGMLLTLKWVDGSGYWDNAIAIYERMFKRSLEKKVQQWLDGLGR is encoded by the coding sequence ATGACCAAGTTTGGATTTAAAGGCATGGGGAAGCTCCTTGCCGACCTTGAAAAAGCAGAGAAGGGCATGGACAAACAGATTAAAAAATGGTTTGAGGGCATCGGCTACGAATTTCTAGCGATCGTTCAGGATGAAATCATCCGCACTGGAACAACAGATACACGCGCCCTTCTACACAGCTTTGAATACCGCGATAGTGCTAACGTTTATGAATTTTCACGAGGCGGCATGGAGCTGACAGTAGGAACTCGCTTAGATTACGCCACTTACGCCAACGATGGTCATTTCACAATCAATCCTAGTACGGGCAAAGATCGTAGATGGGTGCCAGGTAGATGGAAAGCAAACGGCTCATTTGAATACGATCCAAACGCCAAGACAGGCATGCTCCTAACGCTCAAATGGGTGGATGGGTCAGGCTATTGGGACAATGCAATAGCGATCTATGAGCGTATGTTCAAACGATCGCTAGAAAAGAAAGTCCAGCAATGGTTGGACGGCTTAGGGCGGTGA
- a CDS encoding DUF3599 family protein, with protein sequence MSFESLLTHRCDIYHLQNSAAESNYGIPSEHLQQRESYNDTPDASQVPCYFEENSQSMSQGEPGQLLSRTMQLFFLPSADVRENSKVILDGRSYILQVPNKIRGHHIEVEAVRSKNL encoded by the coding sequence ATGAGCTTTGAAAGCCTATTAACTCATCGATGCGATATTTATCATCTGCAAAATAGCGCAGCCGAAAGCAATTATGGCATCCCATCAGAGCACCTGCAGCAACGCGAGAGTTATAACGACACTCCCGATGCATCGCAGGTGCCTTGTTATTTCGAGGAAAACAGCCAATCCATGTCGCAAGGAGAACCAGGTCAGTTGCTTAGCAGAACCATGCAGTTGTTTTTCCTTCCCTCTGCGGATGTGCGGGAAAACAGCAAGGTCATTTTGGATGGCCGTTCTTACATCCTGCAGGTTCCGAACAAGATTCGAGGGCATCACATTGAAGTCGAAGCGGTAAGGAGTAAAAATCTATGA
- a CDS encoding phage portal protein produces MSKGNVRARVVKVQAPSSQTKQIYVDEFSGMYGDIISPPYNLKELKKVSEHSTILQQCMEAYKTNIVGFGFQPEYTFDYNGEDVQEDIRQQADSEWVRLEEFVQYLNFDDSAEAVLGHAIEDREATGNGFVEIIRDGRGLPAGIEYADAQFIRVCQKTVPEQVTVVVLEGGKPTPTTRWRRFRKYAQQINGQTVYFKEYGDPRILNLKTGKFDDSTPEHLQATEFIHLKVGSGTYGVPRWIGHLVHLYGARKAEELNFLYFKQGRHTPAAVTVENGLLSEDSYDALQEYMNDIEGVENAHKFLVIEAEGHATESTSTDGREDEKITPVKVQIKSLADMLQQDALFLEYDEKSRNKLRSAFRLPPLYTGESQDYNKATSDTARKITEEQVFQPQREGLARRLNTLFMPDLELSKVRLKLDGPDFHDPLEIATVLAPYITAGAVSPNDLRDSAGEVLGKTLEEWPEEIYNRPLSQAQASQQPNPLEGILKADKNGESELVSLLKDMRDVLEGLTNGKSE; encoded by the coding sequence TTGAGCAAAGGAAACGTAAGAGCCCGTGTCGTTAAAGTACAGGCACCGTCCTCACAAACCAAGCAAATATACGTGGACGAGTTTAGTGGCATGTATGGCGACATTATTTCTCCGCCTTACAACCTGAAGGAGTTAAAAAAGGTATCAGAGCACTCCACCATCCTACAGCAGTGTATGGAAGCTTACAAAACGAACATCGTCGGCTTTGGTTTTCAGCCCGAATATACATTTGATTACAATGGCGAGGACGTTCAGGAAGACATTCGACAACAAGCAGACAGCGAATGGGTTCGCCTTGAAGAGTTTGTCCAGTACCTAAACTTTGACGACTCGGCAGAAGCCGTTCTTGGGCATGCGATCGAGGATCGGGAAGCGACAGGCAACGGCTTTGTCGAGATTATAAGAGATGGCCGTGGATTACCTGCAGGGATTGAATATGCGGATGCCCAGTTTATACGAGTGTGTCAAAAAACGGTTCCCGAACAGGTAACTGTTGTTGTGTTGGAGGGTGGAAAGCCTACCCCTACAACTCGTTGGCGACGGTTTAGAAAATACGCTCAGCAAATCAACGGACAAACCGTTTACTTCAAGGAGTATGGAGATCCACGAATTCTAAATCTAAAAACAGGTAAGTTTGATGATTCGACGCCTGAGCATTTACAAGCCACTGAGTTTATTCATCTCAAGGTGGGCAGTGGCACGTATGGTGTTCCTCGTTGGATTGGTCATCTTGTTCACCTTTACGGCGCACGAAAGGCAGAGGAACTAAACTTCCTTTACTTTAAGCAAGGGCGTCATACGCCTGCAGCAGTAACTGTCGAAAACGGTCTATTGTCCGAGGATTCGTATGATGCTCTCCAGGAATACATGAACGATATTGAAGGCGTGGAAAACGCCCACAAATTCCTTGTAATTGAAGCTGAAGGACATGCTACTGAATCAACGTCTACTGATGGCCGTGAAGACGAAAAAATAACACCTGTGAAGGTGCAGATCAAGTCACTAGCTGATATGCTTCAGCAGGATGCATTGTTTTTGGAGTATGACGAGAAAAGCCGTAATAAGCTACGTTCGGCTTTCAGGTTGCCCCCGTTGTATACAGGCGAATCTCAGGACTATAACAAGGCGACGTCAGATACTGCTAGAAAGATCACCGAGGAACAGGTTTTTCAGCCACAGAGAGAGGGCTTGGCTAGACGGCTTAACACATTGTTTATGCCTGATCTCGAATTATCAAAAGTCCGCTTGAAGCTAGATGGCCCTGACTTCCATGATCCATTAGAGATTGCTACTGTCCTTGCTCCTTATATCACCGCAGGAGCTGTATCGCCTAATGATTTACGTGATTCAGCAGGCGAAGTGTTAGGCAAAACGTTGGAAGAATGGCCAGAAGAGATTTACAACCGACCATTGAGCCAAGCGCAAGCATCACAGCAGCCTAACCCACTTGAAGGGATCCTGAAGGCTGACAAAAACGGTGAATCTGAGCTGGTGTCCTTGCTTAAAGACATGAGAGACGTGTTGGAGGGCTTGACCAATGGCAAAAGTGAATGA
- a CDS encoding XkdF-like putative serine protease domain-containing protein has protein sequence MPRELKDAHITHVSYVDKGANKKRFFLSKAAEKQQEPTFRKEVKAIVAKEDNDQQLVYGVVYEPDEYDSHEDMMSAPEIEKAAHFFMQEARNIDTQHDFESGVGEVVESYIAPADLEIGGETIAKGSWVLVTKASDEIWEQIKKGEITGYSMAGTAEAIEKQAKEGPTQPDNGKNETGLFNLLKGFFTGEQVQKGEVREKYEADRRQREFWAAQSALDSAIFKWGHHWDDDRPESDPEKVRDALQDFVDIATEVLTRSTDVQKAIGEPPTEIAKAGRKVSAGNMKKINAALEALQELKNEVEGEEDDVKKEELEKALQTVVDPIIKRLDAIEKGEGDGGGTNQITEQDQVLAMLQKAVEPLEGRISAMEKSRGASQQREQDPNSGNTHVAKGYMSNFM, from the coding sequence ATGCCAAGGGAATTAAAAGATGCCCATATTACACATGTGAGTTATGTGGACAAGGGCGCTAACAAAAAGCGCTTTTTCTTGTCAAAAGCTGCAGAGAAACAACAGGAGCCGACCTTCAGGAAAGAAGTGAAGGCGATTGTTGCTAAAGAGGACAATGATCAGCAGTTGGTATATGGTGTTGTGTATGAGCCTGATGAATATGATTCGCACGAAGACATGATGAGCGCGCCTGAAATTGAAAAGGCGGCTCATTTTTTTATGCAGGAGGCGCGAAACATCGACACTCAGCATGATTTTGAAAGTGGTGTCGGTGAGGTGGTCGAAAGCTACATTGCTCCTGCTGACCTTGAAATAGGTGGCGAAACAATCGCCAAAGGCTCATGGGTGCTTGTTACTAAAGCATCAGACGAGATTTGGGAGCAGATCAAGAAAGGTGAGATCACGGGTTACAGTATGGCAGGTACTGCCGAGGCCATTGAAAAGCAAGCTAAAGAAGGGCCCACTCAGCCGGACAACGGCAAAAACGAGACGGGGCTTTTTAATTTGCTGAAAGGCTTCTTCACTGGTGAACAGGTTCAAAAAGGCGAGGTTCGTGAAAAATACGAAGCAGATCGTCGTCAACGAGAATTTTGGGCTGCGCAAAGCGCTTTGGACTCAGCTATCTTCAAGTGGGGTCACCATTGGGACGACGATAGACCGGAGTCTGATCCAGAAAAAGTGCGAGATGCACTGCAGGACTTTGTAGATATTGCAACAGAGGTCCTTACGAGATCGACTGACGTCCAAAAAGCCATTGGCGAACCGCCTACTGAGATTGCAAAAGCAGGTCGAAAAGTGTCTGCCGGCAATATGAAAAAAATCAACGCAGCGCTTGAAGCTTTGCAAGAACTTAAAAACGAGGTTGAAGGAGAGGAAGACGACGTGAAAAAAGAGGAATTGGAAAAAGCATTGCAAACGGTAGTAGATCCTATTATTAAGCGCTTGGATGCCATTGAAAAAGGCGAAGGAGACGGCGGAGGTACTAACCAAATTACCGAACAAGATCAAGTTCTGGCCATGCTTCAAAAAGCTGTAGAGCCACTTGAAGGACGTATTTCAGCCATGGAGAAATCTCGTGGAGCATCGCAACAGCGTGAACAGGACCCGAACAGCGGTAACACCCATGTAGCCAAAGGCTATATGTCTAACTTTATGTAA
- the yqbG gene encoding protein YqbG, with the protein MLITVEELKDYTSFDVVKQRSNDALANDILEAHVEIVSMAGHDFTGEDYNPLPPTVVLAAKKLSQFHALVNSDAALTKGYQSENIGKYSYTLGKDGLQKPDVSQMIAPYVVENETPPPASKPKFKMRSL; encoded by the coding sequence ATGCTTATTACGGTTGAAGAATTAAAGGACTATACATCCTTTGACGTCGTGAAACAGCGGTCAAATGACGCCCTTGCCAACGACATATTAGAGGCTCATGTTGAGATCGTTAGCATGGCAGGGCATGACTTTACTGGTGAGGACTATAACCCGTTACCGCCTACTGTTGTTCTGGCTGCTAAGAAGCTTTCGCAGTTTCATGCGTTAGTAAATTCTGATGCGGCCTTAACCAAGGGTTATCAGAGCGAGAACATAGGTAAATACTCGTATACGCTTGGTAAAGATGGTTTGCAAAAGCCTGATGTTAGCCAAATGATAGCACCGTACGTAGTAGAAAATGAGACTCCGCCCCCTGCCTCTAAGCCAAAGTTTAAGATGCGATCACTATGA
- a CDS encoding PBSX family phage terminase large subunit, protein MNDAVETKVNPHFEDFLFDWSEKIQVLVGGYGSSKSYNTALKIILKLLQEKRTALVIREVFDTHRDSTHSLFEEIIMKMRLDDKIKCPVSPMQVRFPNGSKIIFKGMDKPAKLKSVNNVSIIWIEECSEVKYAGFKELLGRLRHPTLRLYMILSTNPVSTDNWSFLHFFKDDRNKRLVLDDEELYKKRIVRTNGTYYHHSLPDDNMFLQQDYMNQLDEMEQYDPDLYRIARLGRFGVNGVRVLPQFEEQPHEDVMKAIQNIRKPLFRVGMDFGFVESYNAIVRLAVDTERKYLYIYWEYYKNGMTDDRTAVEIDEFRQSGELIKGDSQEAKTIKYFNQLGFNMMSALKFQGSRLAYTKKIKRFKKIICSNECTNTIYELKDLTFAKDKNDAIIEDEFSIDPHTFSAIWYGLDDYEVTDLKEKKERGRPSRERRKRR, encoded by the coding sequence ATGAATGATGCCGTTGAAACAAAGGTCAATCCTCACTTTGAAGATTTTCTTTTTGACTGGTCAGAAAAAATTCAGGTCCTTGTCGGGGGATACGGAAGCTCTAAAAGCTATAATACGGCGCTAAAGATTATCCTGAAGTTGCTACAGGAAAAGCGGACAGCCCTGGTCATTCGTGAGGTGTTCGACACTCACCGGGATTCCACGCATTCCTTGTTCGAGGAGATCATCATGAAGATGAGGCTGGATGACAAGATAAAGTGCCCGGTGTCTCCGATGCAAGTGAGGTTTCCTAATGGCAGTAAGATCATTTTCAAGGGTATGGACAAGCCCGCGAAGTTGAAATCCGTAAACAACGTCTCCATCATCTGGATTGAAGAGTGCAGCGAGGTAAAGTACGCAGGTTTCAAAGAATTGCTCGGGCGGCTTCGTCATCCGACATTAAGGTTATACATGATTTTATCGACCAATCCCGTTTCTACGGACAATTGGTCTTTTTTGCATTTCTTCAAGGATGATCGGAATAAGCGGCTTGTTCTAGATGATGAAGAACTTTATAAAAAGCGAATCGTCCGTACAAACGGCACCTATTACCATCATTCATTGCCAGATGACAACATGTTCCTCCAACAAGACTACATGAACCAACTGGACGAAATGGAACAGTACGACCCTGATCTATACCGCATTGCAAGGTTGGGGCGTTTTGGAGTCAACGGCGTTCGCGTCCTGCCACAGTTTGAGGAACAGCCTCATGAAGATGTCATGAAGGCAATCCAAAACATACGTAAGCCGCTGTTTCGTGTAGGAATGGACTTCGGATTCGTTGAATCGTACAACGCCATCGTTAGGCTTGCCGTGGACACCGAGCGTAAGTATTTATACATCTACTGGGAGTATTACAAAAACGGTATGACGGACGACAGGACAGCCGTAGAGATCGATGAATTCCGTCAATCCGGAGAGCTTATTAAAGGCGATTCCCAAGAGGCGAAGACAATAAAATACTTTAATCAGTTAGGATTTAACATGATGAGTGCCCTTAAATTCCAAGGGAGCCGACTTGCTTACACCAAAAAGATCAAGCGTTTTAAAAAAATCATTTGTAGTAATGAATGCACAAACACCATCTACGAACTGAAGGACCTAACGTTTGCCAAGGATAAAAATGACGCAATCATTGAAGATGAATTCAGCATTGACCCACATACGTTCTCTGCCATCTGGTACGGCCTTGATGATTATGAGGTCACTGATCTCAAAGAAAAGAAAGAGCGTGGCAGACCAAGCAGAGAAAGGAGGAAACGCCGTTGA
- a CDS encoding sigma-70 family RNA polymerase sigma factor yields MGLRLDIEMSIRSYSFYKKEIRRLQRSLVYRFPNPHAGLVAQSGIDSVMPQGSPGKSFPELVEMDRKEQRQFERLLRFEELVHAIEKDAELLEKEEDLILYECMMDEMSYREIAIHMGYNRNKIRQMKEEMLSALCQKCQKCQMLHVLTSENSKLYDGREVGAATS; encoded by the coding sequence ATGGGTTTAAGACTGGATATTGAAATGAGCATCCGATCCTACAGCTTTTACAAAAAAGAAATTCGTCGTCTCCAAAGAAGCCTTGTGTACCGTTTCCCGAATCCTCATGCTGGATTGGTAGCGCAAAGTGGAATTGATTCAGTGATGCCTCAAGGATCGCCAGGGAAATCATTTCCGGAACTTGTTGAAATGGATCGGAAAGAGCAGCGTCAATTTGAAAGGCTGCTAAGGTTTGAAGAACTGGTCCACGCAATCGAGAAAGATGCCGAATTGCTAGAGAAGGAAGAGGATCTAATCCTTTATGAGTGCATGATGGACGAGATGAGTTATCGAGAGATAGCCATCCACATGGGCTATAACAGGAATAAAATAAGGCAAATGAAAGAAGAAATGTTATCTGCCTTGTGCCAAAAATGCCAAAAGTGCCAGATGTTGCACGTTTTGACAAGCGAAAATTCGAAACTGTATGATGGGAGGGAGGTAGGCGCGGCAACGTCGTAA
- a CDS encoding phage major capsid protein codes for MTIPNSALLNQGPQSIKKDLSIPMGHDHAYEFLVDTINNASTLPKLVPIYRGDSAGNIDALSVSSRRLREHSKDHQPNGVGSINDRKIPYNVRKVFWDEWLQDDDVWYNQQSRGENVEQTIISMIQKQLGVDLQDLAFNGDTATPVENPDHAFLSILDGFVKKMKTSDNVTDLVDAEPRLLDFVNHIQLLPERYKNAHDDITWFVSRNTHDKLLSQATMRQTGFGDAVLQEGRVTRLAGYNLEVVASLQGGFAALTPAANLKPVFTRQVRYSRTADGATAVAKDATYHIIFAYLDAVVREIDAVAYMTGSKL; via the coding sequence ATGACAATCCCAAACAGCGCACTTTTGAACCAAGGTCCACAGTCAATTAAGAAAGACCTATCCATCCCTATGGGGCATGATCACGCTTATGAATTTTTGGTAGATACGATCAACAATGCCTCTACGTTACCTAAGCTAGTACCAATTTATAGAGGCGACAGCGCAGGCAACATTGATGCATTGAGCGTTTCATCCCGTCGCTTGCGTGAGCACTCGAAAGACCACCAACCAAATGGTGTTGGCTCAATTAATGATAGAAAGATTCCTTACAATGTACGCAAAGTATTCTGGGATGAATGGCTCCAGGATGACGACGTTTGGTATAACCAGCAATCACGTGGAGAGAACGTCGAACAAACAATTATTTCAATGATTCAAAAGCAACTTGGTGTTGACTTGCAGGACCTTGCCTTCAACGGCGATACTGCAACACCAGTGGAAAATCCTGACCACGCCTTCCTGTCCATTTTGGATGGATTTGTGAAGAAAATGAAGACTTCGGACAACGTCACTGACTTGGTAGATGCCGAGCCTAGATTGCTCGATTTCGTCAACCACATTCAATTGCTTCCTGAGAGATACAAAAATGCACACGATGACATTACTTGGTTTGTATCTCGTAACACGCACGATAAGCTCTTGAGCCAAGCGACTATGAGACAAACTGGTTTTGGTGATGCAGTGCTCCAAGAAGGCCGTGTCACTCGTTTGGCAGGTTACAACTTGGAAGTTGTGGCATCTTTGCAAGGTGGTTTCGCTGCACTAACACCAGCGGCAAATCTTAAGCCTGTATTTACGCGCCAAGTACGTTATAGCCGTACTGCTGACGGAGCAACAGCGGTTGCGAAAGATGCCACATACCACATTATCTTTGCTTACCTTGATGCGGTTGTCCGTGAAATCGATGCTGTGGCTTACATGACAGGTTCAAAGCTTTAA
- the terS gene encoding phage terminase small subunit encodes MANEKQTLAHKDYAAGLKYKEIAEKHGVSINTVKSWKQRHGWTRKKGAHKTEKGAHKKAGAPVGSKNALGNRGGSAPARNQNASTHGLFAKFLPAETREIIETMQERSMADLIYDQIEIQFAAIIRAQQIMYVRDQEDMTKEVKKTEKSEGDNFSDEKEEWEIQFAWDKHATFLTAQSRAMGEFRSLVRQFDEMAHADDERRLRLEQMSLNVEKTKAEVDKANNNNDDSINIVISRASRSEVGDVDE; translated from the coding sequence ATGGCAAACGAGAAGCAGACGCTGGCTCACAAAGATTACGCAGCAGGCTTGAAATACAAAGAGATTGCAGAGAAGCATGGCGTTTCAATCAACACTGTGAAGTCGTGGAAACAACGTCATGGCTGGACGAGAAAAAAGGGTGCACACAAAACAGAAAAGGGTGCACACAAAAAAGCAGGTGCTCCAGTAGGTAGCAAGAATGCTTTGGGCAACCGCGGGGGCTCTGCTCCTGCCCGTAACCAAAACGCAAGCACCCACGGACTCTTTGCAAAGTTCCTGCCGGCAGAGACACGAGAGATCATAGAGACTATGCAAGAACGCAGCATGGCTGACCTCATTTACGATCAGATCGAAATACAGTTCGCGGCTATCATTCGGGCGCAACAGATTATGTACGTTCGGGATCAGGAGGACATGACGAAGGAAGTCAAAAAGACCGAGAAGTCAGAAGGCGATAATTTCAGCGATGAAAAAGAAGAATGGGAAATACAATTCGCTTGGGATAAGCATGCCACCTTCCTGACTGCGCAATCCAGAGCCATGGGAGAGTTCCGAAGTCTGGTAAGGCAATTCGATGAAATGGCCCACGCTGATGACGAGCGCCGTTTGCGACTTGAGCAGATGAGCCTGAACGTCGAGAAAACCAAAGCCGAAGTTGATAAAGCCAATAACAACAATGATGATTCAATTAATATCGTGATTTCACGGGCTAGCCGTTCTGAAGTTGGTGATGTCGATGAATGA